GGGTTTACTGGATGCGCGGGGCAAGAAGGGTGTCGTCTGCAGCGGCGTTGTCGATGGCGGATGCGCTAGGAATCACATCATTTTCGCGGATTTCCAAGAACGTATATGGGTAGTTCAGATCCGTGGTGGTGGCCGCGCTGGCGGCGGCGGAGGTTCCGCCCGACGCGACGCCGGTGGCGGAGCGTCCGGTGGCGGTGTTGGCGCCGGCGGCGGCGGGGTTGCCTGCCGAGGCGCCGGAGTTGGCGTCGCCGGAAGCCGCCGCGGCCGTCTCGGCGGTCTCGGTCCAGGATTTCGGCGGCGCGGCGCCTTTCGGCGGGGCCACGAGGACGTTGAGACGGTAAACCGACTCGCCTTCGCGCACGGTCACGATGATGCGGAGGGCCTTGATTTCAACCCCCAGGGACATGGCGAGGGAGTTGCCCCCGAGGAGGGTGCCGATTTCGTCGGTGCTGGTGAAATAACCGGCGGCGCCGCCCGCGCGGTTGTCGGCGCCGCTGAGGAAGTCGTCGAGCGAGCGCTGCTGCTGGCGGGTGGTGTCGAGGTCGCCGAGCGCGGCCAGGAGATCCGGAGGGGCGGCGTTGATGTTCGGGTTGTCGTAGCTGAAAAGCGAGAAGGTGGCGGCGAAGCGGTGCCAGAGTTCGTTGCGATTGCCGTGCTCGTCATAAAACACCTCGCGCGCGTAGTCGATGGAGGCGAGTTCGTCGAAGGACTGGAAGCTGCGTCCGGGCGGCGCGAAGGGGATTTCGTCGCGCTCATAATCCTCGGGCTGCGGCGCGCCGGCGGCCGAGGGGATGTAATCGGGACGCATCCAACTGAGGAGCGCGTCGGCCAGCTTCTCGGCGTCGTTTTGCGAGAGCTCCCAGGACTTGAAGAGGTTGACCAGCGTGGTGGGCTCGACGTTGGGCAGGGACAGCTTCCCGCTTTCGTCCACAAAGGTGATTTCGACGGTGCGCCCCTCGGCGGGCGCGTAGGCGGCGAAGCCGAGCGGATCGCCCCACCCTTCCGCCGGGCTATGGAGCGCGCCGATGGTGGCGCGAAAATCCTCCAGCACGGCAAGCGTGGTCTCGAGTGCGGAATAGGCTTCGAGCCGCAAGTGGGAGGCGTCGTTGGCGCGGACCTCGACGAGCAGGTCGTTGGACGCCTTTTCGATGAAGAGCGTCATCGCCAGGCCGACCACGACCAGAGTGATGAGCACGAGCACAAGGATGGAGGCGCGCGCGGCGCGCGGAATTTTCGATTTTCGATTTTCGATTCTCGATTGGGGCGCTGCCGCGCCGGAGGCTGGCGTGGCGTTTTCCTGCGTGTCGCAACTATAATATTTCCGATTAACAGTGGCGCGGCAGCGCCGGTAGGGCGAAGCCTCCGGCTGCGCCGCGGCTCGGCGGGGACGCCTCGCCCTACCATTTGGGCGAAGGTTGAGGGGAAATACCATATCACCACGCGCGCCCTCCTCGGCGCGGCAGCGGCCCAATCGTCCATCGTAAATCTGAAATCGTAAATCCCTCATAGCATGGGCTGTCCCTGGCCGAGGCTGGGCAGGTTGACGACCGTCTCGATGGTGCGGCCGGAGTAGGCGAAAGTGAACTTGAGGCGTTGCGGCACGAGGCCGGCGCCGTTGGCGTCCTTCTGGAACGTGGTCTCGGTTTTCCAGTTTTTGAACTCGGTGTCGTAATAAAGGTAACTCATCGCGGTCACGAGCGGCGAGATGACCGTCTCGCGCGGCGCGTCGTCGGCGAAGTTGATCTCCAGGCGCGAATGCCAGAGCAGCACGAGCCCGGCGCCGTCGCGCACGGCCAGCGAGCACACGACGTTGGGCAGCGGACGCTGCGGCCACGCGCAAAGGCGGCTGCCGCCGGAAAATTCGCAGGTGAGCAGTTCCTCGGTCGCGCCGGTCGGCAGGCGCACTTCCTTCACGGCGGGCGCGGTGGCGGTCGAGAGCACGGCGGGCGGCAGGACGGCGCGCGCCAGTTCGCGTTCGACAAAGCGCGTGACATTGCGCGTGTGGAGTTCGAAGAGGCGCAGGTCGCTGTTGCGTCCCCACAGCTCGCCCATCGAAAGCACGAGCATGTTCATGCCCACAAAGACCAGCGCCGCGATGGCGACCGCCACGAGGATTTCAAGCAGGGTGAAGGCGCGGCGGGATCGGAGAGAGTGGAGGCGCGGCGCGGGCTTTTTTTTCATCGCCGTCCTCCCTGGTTTTGCGAGGCGGGATTATTTCTGCCGCCGCCTTGGTTTTTGCCACCGCCCTGGCCCTGATTTTTGCCGCCGGAGTTCTTGCCGCCGCCTTTGCCCGAGCCACCGTTGCTGCCGCCGGCGACGCCGCTGCTCATGCCGGAACCGAAGCCGGAGAGGGGCGATGTGATCTGCATGTCGAGAATCCGCTGGCGCGTCTCCGCCCGCAACGCCTCGCGGTCGGCCGGTTGCGACCAGGTCGGGCGCAGCAGGCGGAACGTTTCCACAACGGTGCGCGCCGGGCTTTCTTTGGCGGCCTCGATCTCGCAAGTGAAGGTGACGAGGAACAAATCCGCCGTCTCGGTCGGCTCGACCTCGGCCTTCCATTTCACGCGTCCGCCGTCCGCCCCCTCGAAATCCGCGCCGGCCAGCGCCGCGTCGAGGCTGCCCTCGGCCAGCAGCATCTCGCGGGCGAACCGCACGTCGAGTTCGCCCGCCGGGCCGCGTCCGGCGACCTCGTAGGCGGTGAGGATGTTGAGGTAGGATGCGACCAGCACGACCGCCATTGTCGCGAAAATCGCCAGCGCGACGAGCACCTCGATCATGGTGAAGGCGCGGTGAATTTTCGATTTTCGATTCTCGATTCTCGATTGATGGCGCTGCCGCGCCAAAGGATTTGCCGGATCAGACAGATCGGACGGATGCGTTTTGGCGCGGCAGCGCCCCAATCGAGAATCGAGAATCGAAAATCGAAAATTCACCGCGCCTCCTCCTTTACCAGCACCTGCGCGCAGGTCCACGGGTCGATGTCGAGCACCAAGGGCTCCGAGCCGCCCGCGCGCAGTTGCGCGCGGAATGGCGTGCAGGTGCCGTCACCGTAAAACGTGACCGACGCCAGCGTGGCCGTCTCCATCAAGGCGCCGCCGACCAGAATGGTGCTGTTGCCTTTTTGCGTCGTAAGAAAATCGCAGACCACCATCGCGACGTTCGCGGCGGAGGCCGCATTGTTGCCCCCGCCACCCCCGCCGCTTCCGGCGCTCGCAGCGCCGCCGCCGGCGGCCGTTTTTGCCACGCCAAACGGATAGCGCGTCTCGCCGCCTTCCCATGTCGCCACGAGCGCGGAAGGTTCTTCGTTCCCGCCCTTGGCGAAACGCAGCGTCACCTCGCGCCCGGACAGGAGCGCCTGTTTGCGACAGCCGTTGACCGCCTGCCAAAACACCTCCTCAGACGAAGGCGGCTTGGAATCGGAGATGCTCACCGCCCCCACGATAAACACGCCCGTGATCATTCCGATAAGCGCGATGACGAGGAGGATTTCGAGCAGGGTGAAAGCCGCGCGTCCTCGCCCGCCCCGCAGATGGAGGGGAAAACGTCGGGCCTGACCTTGCGTCAGGCCGCGCCGGAGAGGAAACGCCTCGGTTTTAGTCGAAGTGCGATGGCCCCACACGCGCACGCGGCCTGACGCAAGGTCAGGCCCGACAAGAAAGCTGGAGCGCGCCGTGGTCACGGAATCACTGCACCGCCTGGCTGGCCGGGCCGGCTGACCAGTTTCCGATATCATCCGCGGTGCCGTCCTGCCCGTCCGGGCCTTTCGACCACACGTCGTAGCCGGTCCGGTTGCGCACACCGGGGAACCGGTATTGGTAGGCGTTCTTCCACGGATCGAGCGGGATGTTGTCGCCCGTGATATAGGGGCCGCGCCAGCGGTCGGCCTTGTCCGCCGGGGACGTGATGAGCGCCTGCAACCCCTCGGCCGTGCTCGGGTAGTTGCCCATGTGCGTGCGGTAGGACTGGAGCGGCACTTGCAGGCTTTGGGTGACAAACAGCCGCGCAGTGTCCTCCTGCGAACTGCCGAAGATCCGGTCCACATTGGTGATGGCCAGCGCGACAAGCATGCCGAGGATGGCCACGGCCAGCAGGATTTCGAGCAGCGTGAACCCGCGCGAATCCCGGCGGGCGGCGCGGCGGATGGATTGGGAGGAGAAGCGTGTTCGGGGAGTCATGAGGAAGGAAATAAAAAACCTCGCGCGCCCGTTGTCGAGCGCGCGCAAAGGTCGACGGAGTATGACGCCCGGCCACGCCGGCAGGCTACAACCCGGATCACATTCCTCCCCAAAAACTCTTTTTCTTTGTTCTTTATCTTGGAGGACTGCCGTTTCGCTCACCGCCGCAACCCGCTCGGAGGCACGCCATGCACGGCCTTGAAGCAGCGCGAAAAATGCAGCGGATCGGCAAAACCCACATGCTGCGCGGCCTCCTTGACCAAACCGCGTCCGTCCATCAAAAATTCCGCCGCCAGATTCATCTTCCGGCGCAGCAGATACTGATACGGGCTGATGCCCTGAAACCGCCGGAAAAGCCGGCACACGCTCGACCCGTCCAGCCGCGCCGCCGCCGCGATGTCGTCGAGCGACGCCAGCCGTTCCGCCTGCCCGTCGATGAGCGCCTTGCAGCGCAGGAAATTCTCCCTCGAAGCCGCGCCCGCCCGCCCCGCCCCGCCGCCGCGCGGCATCGCATCGGCGATTTTCAGCAGCAACAAATCAAACAGCACCCCGCAAATCTCCGCCGCTCGCGCCCCCGGGCGTTCGCCCTCGCGCAACAAATCCTCCATCACGCTGCGCACCTCGCCGCGCGCCGCCAGCACGCGCACCCGGTCCGCCGCCAGCCCCGCGCCCGCCAGCCGCGCGAGCGCCGGCGCG
This genomic stretch from Termitidicoccus mucosus harbors:
- the gspG gene encoding type II secretion system major pseudopilin GspG codes for the protein MTPRTRFSSQSIRRAARRDSRGFTLLEILLAVAILGMLVALAITNVDRIFGSSQEDTARLFVTQSLQVPLQSYRTHMGNYPSTAEGLQALITSPADKADRWRGPYITGDNIPLDPWKNAYQYRFPGVRNRTGYDVWSKGPDGQDGTADDIGNWSAGPASQAVQ
- a CDS encoding PulJ/GspJ family protein; protein product: MKKKPAPRLHSLRSRRAFTLLEILVAVAIAALVFVGMNMLVLSMGELWGRNSDLRLFELHTRNVTRFVERELARAVLPPAVLSTATAPAVKEVRLPTGATEELLTCEFSGGSRLCAWPQRPLPNVVCSLAVRDGAGLVLLWHSRLEINFADDAPRETVISPLVTAMSYLYYDTEFKNWKTETTFQKDANGAGLVPQRLKFTFAYSGRTIETVVNLPSLGQGQPML
- a CDS encoding helix-turn-helix transcriptional regulator, yielding MKMEQRPARHGAGAEPEENERRGARPRGRQAVAPPPRGGAPASRADRMAARGLLSPQVSQPRSRYFFLHLPQSPAAREKARGLALGGREHCNPDYHLDRTSFAYHVIEYVVEGTGRVRMGGGARHRLGPGSIFVCRRTTRCELETDADAPLVKYFLCLAGAPALARLAGAGLAADRVRVLAARGEVRSVMEDLLREGERPGARAAEICGVLFDLLLLKIADAMPRGGGAGRAGAASRENFLRCKALIDGQAERLASLDDIAAAARLDGSSVCRLFRRFQGISPYQYLLRRKMNLAAEFLMDGRGLVKEAAQHVGFADPLHFSRCFKAVHGVPPSGLRR
- a CDS encoding type II secretion system protein, with protein sequence MDLRAGAGKGGGAVNFRFSILDSRLGRCRAKTHPSDLSDPANPLARQRHQSRIENRKSKIHRAFTMIEVLVALAIFATMAVVLVASYLNILTAYEVAGRGPAGELDVRFAREMLLAEGSLDAALAGADFEGADGGRVKWKAEVEPTETADLFLVTFTCEIEAAKESPARTVVETFRLLRPTWSQPADREALRAETRQRILDMQITSPLSGFGSGMSSGVAGGSNGGSGKGGGKNSGGKNQGQGGGKNQGGGRNNPASQNQGGRR
- a CDS encoding type II secretion system protein is translated as MTTARSSFLVGPDLASGRVRVWGHRTSTKTEAFPLRRGLTQGQARRFPLHLRGGRGRAAFTLLEILLVIALIGMITGVFIVGAVSISDSKPPSSEEVFWQAVNGCRKQALLSGREVTLRFAKGGNEEPSALVATWEGGETRYPFGVAKTAAGGGAASAGSGGGGGGNNAASAANVAMVVCDFLTTQKGNSTILVGGALMETATLASVTFYGDGTCTPFRAQLRAGGSEPLVLDIDPWTCAQVLVKEEAR